One window of Nicotiana tomentosiformis chromosome 11, ASM39032v3, whole genome shotgun sequence genomic DNA carries:
- the LOC138901860 gene encoding uncharacterized protein, with translation MSNEEDVPTFVPRPVKENKRKRALLPEYPKPKKMTARKPNKNVIPLTVESVLLLRDEEEEEGDNESTLAVRTKRATDASMPAGSMMPYGAPSRTENIPERGSGRVPELSDVEDASHQNQPVGVTIEEPFEPLQAEGNAPSESLGAAGDVAGAGDESDLFHGLGQALNQAAAIHREQCSRSHNELHRYVADLKHATDERNSLKLSLRQREEEIKDLRAELAKAYRDQSDLSEQGSCARRIDVIRIESLRWKEGMDRFAVEKETARAQLSSYETQLQTMKEKGLVQARIIKELEARLASVLAKAESDAETAKTYADALVVVYRADAEAAQVQARKAAESANGRAHWAAELAKYRSRRETLEEIHARDFDLTEEIKRAKELEADAEALVSDDYNDNDGSKSRSENGGEPDKEETAPV, from the exons ATGTCTAATGAGGAGGATGTCCCTACCTTCGTTCCAAGGCCagtaaaggaaaataaaaggaagagagctctgttgcccgaatatccaaaaccgaagaagatgacggctcgtaagccgaacaagaacgttattcctttgaccgtagaatccgtTTTGCTCCTAAGGGATGAGGAAGAAGAGGAAGGGGATAATGAGTCCACGCTGGCGGTCCGGACGAAGAGAGCCACCGATGCTTCAATGccagctggatcgatgatgccctATGGGGCTCCATCTCGAACTGAAAATATACCGGAGAGAGGTTctggtagagtccccgaactatcggacGTTGAAGACGCCTCTCACCAGAATCAACCGGTAGgggttacaatcgaagagcccttCGAACCCCTCCAAGCCGAGGGGAATGCTccgagcgagtcacttggggcagcaggg GATGTTGCCGGTGCCGGTGATGAATCCGATCTTTTTCACGGTTTGGGGCAGGCTTTGAACCAG GCTGCGGCAatccatcgagaacaatgttctcgttcccataatgagctgcatcgatacgtgGCCGACCTGAAACACGCTACCGATGAGAggaactctctcaaactttccttacggcagagagaggaggaaataaaagatctccgagccgagctggccaaggcttatcgagatcagagtgatttgtctgagcag gGAAGCTGCGCGAGAAGGATCGATGTGATAAGGATAGAatccttgcggtggaaagaaggtatggaccgctttgctgtagaaaaagagactgctcgagcccagttatcgtcgtatgaaacccaacttcagacaATGAAGGAAAagggcctggttcaagcaagaataattaaggagctcgaggctcgattGGCCTcagtacttgccaaggccgaatccgatgctgAAACGGCAAAGACTtatgcggatgcgctcgtggtcgtctatcgggctgatgctgaagctgcccaagttcaAGCAAGAAAGGCAGCCGAATCCGCCAATGGTCGGGCGCATTGGgccgccgaacttgctaagtaccgatccaggagagaaactctcgaggagattcatgctcgcgaCTTCGATCTCacagaagagataaaaagggcaaaagaactcgaagctgatgctgaagctctggtttccgATGATTATAACGACAACGATGGGAGCAAAAGCAGATCCGAGAATGGGGGGgaacctgataaagaagagactgCTCCCGTTTAA